A portion of the Scleropages formosus chromosome 13, fSclFor1.1, whole genome shotgun sequence genome contains these proteins:
- the LOC114912126 gene encoding LRRN4 C-terminal-like protein produces MATLLLRSLLLLTLLQRNSANPLAAQKGNPGDTPHPTGRTRIIYRTVAPDDEYIYDETDESDPVPSQRPALTRELNPKLCDYDRCRDEQVPCELLSESSGCLCPGLSGPRVPPNPPELRSVVREGSAVVARWCSPASAVLHYRVTVRGGSPATFGERSRKGVLGQVEPGATVCVEALNAAGSSEKSCRAYEPPEDGDLALKAGLTGGALCLLLLLSLAAVLLWRRKARRKAESSSEGVGNPSYSKDGTM; encoded by the coding sequence ATGGCGACCCTCCTGCTGCGATCGCTGCTCCTGCTCACCCTGCTCCAGCGAAACTCGGCCAACCCCCTCGCAGCCCAGAAGGGGAACCCGGGCGACACCCCGCATCCCACGGGCCGCACGCGCATCATCTACCGCACGGTGGCCCCCGACGACGAGTACATATACGACGAAACGGATGAATCGGACCCCGTCCCGAGCCAAAGGCCCGCCCTGACCAGAGAGCTGAACCCAAAGCTCTGCGACTACGACCGCTGCCGGGACGAGCAGGTTCCCTGCGAGCTGCTGTCCGAGTCCTCGGGCTGCCTGTGCCCGGGGCTGAGCGGGCCTCGCGTGCCGCCGAACCCCCCCGAGCTGAGGAGCGTGGTGCGGGAGGGGTCCGCGGTGGTGGCGCGCTGGTGCTCCCCGGCCTCCGCCGTGCTTCACTACCGGGTCACGGTGCGGGGCGGCAGCCCCGCCACGTTCGGGGAGCGGTCGAGGAAGGGCGTGCTGGGTCAGGTGGAGCCGGGCGCTACGGTGTGCGTGGAGGCGCTGAATGCGGCGGGGTCCTCCGAGAAGTCGTGCCGCGCCTACGAGCCTCCGGAGGACGGCGACCTGGCCCTCAAGGCCGGGCTCACGGGGGGCGCTctgtgcctcctgctgctcctctcgCTGGCCGCCGTCCTGCTGTGGAGACGCAAGGCTCGCCGGAAGGCCGAGTCCAGCAGCGAGGGCGTGGGAAACCCCTCGTACAGCAAGGACGGGACCATGTGA